The DNA segment GCAACaacaaatttgaaatgttatcgTCTTATCGAACCTTCCAAAACAGTTTACTTCGAGGGGTTGAAAATTTAGCTATATGtacgttttttgttgttaaaaCACAATTcgtcgagttttttttttttttttttgaaatagctttttttttacTATCAGGTTATAATCAGTCATTAACCAAACGAGTTTCACGAAACCAAAGAAAGATATTGAACGCTAGCTGAGAAGTGATTATTTAGTGGTTACGGCCTTACCGGTTAGTATCTTATTCGTATAACATATGCAGTTATTTTCATTTGTGATTTGCCAAAAATCGGGAATTGAGATGCAAGTAGACGATGTTTTTTTGGTGTTATAGAAAATGGTTTTGTCCATGTATGATATATGGATACTTAAATGCCACTATAACACTTGATTAAACCAGCCTTGATTCTTGATACCAAGTTGAAATGATATCAAAACACGACGACAAGTGTACTGATGTGTGATACTGGTGTGTCGTTTCTCGTAAGGGTTGACTTAGAGGAGGAGTAAATGGAGTGAGAGAGAAAGGGTTCATGAACTAATAAATGTGTAGATAAGCTCTAAATAACAATTTGACAGTTATCCGTTTTGTGACTGAATCTTGCGTTTTATATAAAAGAAGTagcttttgataaaaaaacaaaatataaaagaagtagatttgatataaatatatatgctaCTCTGAATATTTAGCTGGTTTCAATTTTAAATACGTTATTAAATCTAAATACTGAATACTTTCTAATTAGAGACTAGAGTAGAGAGAGTTTAAGAGAGAGAAAGCAGATCTGTTATCGGGTCCGGTGACTGGCGGCGCGTTAGCGCGCGTGCCGTCACCGGAGCCCTCCAGCCACCAGTAAAGATGTCGTTTTCAGCCTCGGTTTCGTCTCCTCTTCTAGCCGCCTTGCTTGAGCTCTGGAAATGGCCGTCCATGGCGGATCGGTCTCTGGTGCAAGGGCGCGGTCAGGGTGAGGAAGGCACGGTGAGGTTTCTCGTtcggttatttggttttgtctCCGGGAGGCGGAGGCTCCTTCAGCTCCGTCGACGCCGGTTCCTGTCCCCGCGAGGTAGAGGCTACCGTAGCTCTGTCGTCGTCGGTCTAGATCTCGGGGGGTGAAAGCGTTTCGCTGCTTTGCCTCGCCGCCTTTGGTCCCTAGGTTTCTTTTTTAGGGtttgtttctctctttctctctttctctttgttttaagGTTCTGGTTTGTTTGGGTGGGTGGAGATCCTGTTGGAGGGTGATCGAAGCTCGACCTCGGTTAACTGTGTTGGGTCGCGCGAAGCTTCTATCTCGGTGATGGGTTTAAACGGCGTCGGATGAGATCTCGATCCCTCGATTGACGCTCTCCGAGTTTAGTTTTCACCGGAGTGGAAGGCGTTTGCGGTGGTGTTGGGTGGATTGAGTGGTTTCCGATTCTCCCCGGTGAATCGACGGTTGTTTACCTGGTGATGTTCCGAAGGGAGTCGACGTCTGAGCCGTAGCGTGTGTCCGCGCGGCGGCGGGTCTCTTCGGGTTGAACGGGTCGTAGGTGGGCCTTGGGCCCGGTTTGTTATTTGCGTTTTTTTTGGGCCGTTTTCTTGGCCTTTGTAATGTGTTTGTTGGGCTTTGAGGCCTTTTAATGAAAACTTCAAtttggcggaaaaaaaaaaagaatactttCTAATTCTAGGACTTTGTCGGTTTAGTACCACAATCAGACTTTTCAGATGATCGTGATATGACACCAGCACTAACTATTGCACTAATATTGATAACAAAAAGATGCaattatgtttacaaaattaCCACGCTAATACGAAACATCTTCACTTTTTCATAAACGGTTTGAACGTAACTTCACTTTTCTTTTTCGGTAAATTAGCTTACTCAACAAGTTAACAAATACGTTGACGACGAGTAATTTTCACCCGGTAGATGATAGATCCTTGGTGATAACTGATAAGTAAGGTATGCGGGAAAAGAAAAAGGTATGTCAGGCCTCAAAACAAGGATTAATTAACTTgactttcagaaaaaaatattagaaacatCATATATATGATTAAAGTCTTGGAAGGGTCGCTTTCACTAATGCAAGGGCATGTACAATTATTATCTTTGAAGGAGACTGAAAAGTTCTTAACAATATCGTTAACCTAATCAACAAATAACTTTAGAAGTTCACAGTTAGATTCGATTGATTAAGATTGGAAAAGCAGATTCAATAATAGTGGGCCTTTATATGGGCATTTCGAATGGGTATTTAAACTTGCGTCAGTGGATACTCCGGTATACGAGAAGCTATCATGTCTCGGGAGAAACCATACCGTACATTGCAACAACAAAACTTACCTTATAAAACCTTGAAAAGTAAGATATACATGAGACAATAACAAATTACTTAAATCACCAGTATAACATCTCTTTAACAACGGGTATAATCCGTTTATTATTACTTTCTAGTATGAATGTACGATAAAACTTACAATTCTTAAATTTCAAATTCACTACTTTGTTGTCATCAACTATACTACTACAGTTTCAGATTTTTGTTGGTTCTCAAAATCTTGGAATCTGTGTGTTTTACATTTTATGCTTGAAGTATGTTCATTCAGTGATACAGATTCTACGCACTAAGTGTAATCCGCACTAAACTACATTGTTTCACTTGGTTATAATGGTAAGGACTCGAGTTTAAGATTTTCGGTATGGCTAAAGTTTAAAGAAGATCCGTTGAATATTATAGCTAGCCTGTCGAAATCTAATGCAAATAAGTAAATTTAAATCTTCAAAAAGTAACCATCATACATTTATATTACAGCTAAGAATTAACTTATATTcctcaaattttatttattaaaactttttatgatagttaaataaattttgcttttcttcttttctattCATTTAGCTTGTCAACAGTTATTTCTTATACctgtttttttccaaaatatctttttgttacattttgatttattttatgattCTCAAATCTTACATTGTTAATGGTTACGAAACAATATGagaaatgaatattttaaaataaattaaggcCTACTTATGATACCAGATATCTAATCCGATCATTATAGTTGTTTAATACGAGAAGAGGTTTATTCTCGCAATAGTTAGGTACTAAGATTGATGATTAAATCATAAAGAAAGGCATATTGCATTTGTTAACAAAGAACCAAATTTTTAGAAAGTTACACATGGATGATCTTCGCACATATACATAAACCCTAGCTACTTAGGGGCAGACGTGTAATTTTAAACCACAAGACTTAAACAATCACCACAGAAAGACACTATCGGAAAATTAACCAGAGGAACATCCTCTAGAAGAATGCTTGTGAACACAGAAAAGCCTGGAAAACAAGCAATTCAATCATACAAACAATTCAATCATTCTTGtagataattaaatttaaatgaagaGAAAGAAGTTGTAGAGCTCCCTTCAATCCAAAGAAGAGTAAAAGCAATTAAAGGGCAAGTTAAAGCTCCTAAGATATGCAAGCCATATAACCAAatccttttttttctctctataaGGATTAGGGCTTATGGGATCCATAGCTTAGCAGCTTTTCTTTACCCTACTAAACTCTCGTTTGAACTTAAAGGAGCTCTACTTTCAATCTTCTTTTTTGTTCTCAAGAAAATTATTTGGAAGACCAAAGATCTATCCAGATAAACATGTTTGTCAAATCAAAAAATCCACCTATGTTGTGGATCTGACCTGAGTAACAACCATGGAGATTAAAGAAACACGAACTAATAAACTATAAAAGTTTTCTGTTCAAAACATAATCTATAGTCTACGTTAGAGATAATAGAAAGAGGCATAGAAATTAAGACCACAAAGTAAAGCGGAagagtagaaaattaaagatcgACAACCTAATCAATAAAACCAGCTgaataaaatgaaacaaactTCGGTAATAAAGAAAAGCTTTGAAGAAGCTATCTGAAGAACCTAGTTAACCAGATctagagagaaggagagagcgAAATAAGAACAATCATGTTTTTGGGAGAAGTGAAATGATAGAGAGTTGTAGTTATAGTAGGTTTAGATATTCGTTACTGAAGGGGAAAGAATGATAATTATAGtcgtaaataaaaatgaaaataggaGAAAATAAACAGGTGTGTGCATCTGTAAAGGCATGGGAATGGTCTGACATTGTTTAGTGTTAGATTCCCTACGCGTCACATGCGTCCTTCTTGGCTTTTGTGTTTTCACCAAACATTATTTTGTAATactgataattatttttttcaactaCTAGCCCACTGTCCACTACATTTTAAGGTCTAACTTTGAAAATGTAGGTGGCCTACCAAATTGTTTATATTATACAAATGTATTTTCGATGTCTAGAAGAAATAATTAACCGTAATAGTGCCAAACTGGATCACGAAATAGTTTGATGTGCGGTCAGGATTAAGTCAGATGATGTGGGCACGAAAATAtggaatttgtatttttttttctctttttttttgtcgtcgaCGATGGAATTTGTATTCTCTGAAAGAAAATCTATGGTTATATTTATTACAACTAACTTGTCGTATTTACCCCCACAACAAGTCTGGTCTCTTTCATAATTCGGACCGATGAAGAGAAATGATTTACAGACAAATACGTAACCTCGCATAATCCGGAAATTCCTATATTTTTTTCTGGTTCATGAGAACACTCACATGTTCAGCACATAaaagtatgttttatatatataacctactagtgttacaaaaaaaaaaataaacgaatATTATTGAAATCACAATATTCTACTAATTTATAGAGTTGttaatttaacaaaattttagatcaaaaacttaatttatgattagctttaaattaatttatagattaattatttatttaggtTATACtctagtttaaaaaatataagcaTATAATGATTTGATAGTGCAAACATTGTCCTATATGATTCTTGGGTCGTTCTAACAAAAGCGATGCTCGGCCGTATTGTCAATCATCAGTCCATTAGTAATGGGTCttaaaatagagtaatataTGGGCCTTATTGTAAGAAAGGCCCATAAATGATCAAATCTCAAATCGAAATGAAACGTCGTCGTTATGTCGACTCTTCAAGCGTTTTATCTCCTTAGAAAAAGGGCGCAAATCCTTATCACAACTTTAGAGCGTCACCTTTCCTTTTTCATatacttttgaatattttgttcCCTCAAATGTTGATTTCCTCTCTAAATCCTCCAACGgctacttttttttctttctaatatcAAGAGCCGGAGCCTCCAACATACACACAAACCTTCACAATTTCAAGAACAACAGATTAATTATCCGAtcattgttttgtaaaaaatatggtgGATCAATACAGTGAGATGGATAAGCCAAAGAAAGTTGCTGATAGGTATCTGAGGCAAGAAGTTCTTGGCCAAGGCACTTATGGAGTCGTCTTCAAAGCTACTGATACTAAGGTTAGGGTTCATATTCTCTCGGTGGTTCTGAATCTTGGGTCACAAGAAACTGATTTGTTTACACTTGCAGAACGGACAAACTGTAGCGATCAAGAAGATAAGACTTGGTAAAGAGAAAGAAGGTGTGAACATAACAGCTCTAAGAGAAATCAAATTACTCAAAGAGCTTAAACATCCTCATATTATAGAGTTGGTTGATGCCTTTCCTCACAAAGAGAACTTGCACCTTGTGTTTGAGTTCATGGAGACTGACCTAGAAGCAGTTATCCGAGATCCTAATCTCTTTCTCTCCCCAGCTGACGTCAAATCTTACCTCCAAATGACACTGAAAGGTCTTGAGTATTGCCATGACAAATGTGTTTTGCACAGGTAACCGATTCTGAGGTTTTGAGGTTGTAAACGATTTAGtaaagattttaataaatttttttaaacaaatctaGAGGTAATATATCTATGtaacttttttcaaaaattgtgGGAACCGTAGACCAATGTTATGCTCATAATCTGTCCTCCTACAAAagttttatgcttgtttttACACTGATTGATTATCTTTTGCGTGTGTGTTTCAGAGATATGAAGCCGAACAACTTGTTGATAGGACCCAATGGACAACTAAAACTCGCAGACTTTGGTTTAGCACGTATATTTGGTAGTCCAGGTCGTAAGTTTACACACCAGGTCTTTACTAGATGGTATAGAGCACCTGAGCTTCTGTTTGGTTCCAAACACTATGGTTCTGCTGTTGATGTTTGGGCTGTTGGCTGTATCTTCGCTGAACTTCTATTACGCAAACCTTTTCTTCAGGTGAGTTTGTGTTCATAAACCAGTTTGTATGTTTAGTCTTTTGTGTAGCTGACTTATACCATTGCAGGGGAAAAGTGATATTGATCAGTTAAGTAAAATCTTTGCTGCCTTTGGGACTCCTAAAGAAGATCAGTGGCCAGATATGTTGTCTCTTCCTGATTATGTAGAGTATCAGTTTGTCCCTGGGGCGTCTCTACTTTCTTCATTCCCAATGGTTAGTGATGATGGTCTAGATTTGTTGTCAAAGATGTTCACTTATGATCCCAAGTCTAGAATATCGATTCACCAGGCTTTGCAACACAGGTATGTAAAGCTTTTTCTATGGAGAATGTATTTAAAGACTGGTTATTCTgacatttgttttttgttataGGTACTTCACATCTGCACCTTCTCCTACTGACCCTTTAAAGCTACCAAGACCAGTTCACAAGAAGGAAGCTAAATCATCTGAGAGTAAACTCAAAACTATTACGGTGTTGTCACCAGCACATAAGCTTAGAAGAGTGATGCCTGACCGAGGAAAGAGTACGGATGTCATGAAACAAGCTAGCCATGATGGACAAGCACCTATGTCTTTAGATTTCACTATACTAGCCGAGCGGCCACCAAATCGACTAACCATTACCAGGTAATAAAAAACAATAGGATATAACGTAACAATTAGTTAAGTTCTTTTTGCTGTTAGTTCTTTTGTTCAGCTTTAAGTATCAAGGATTCTGATGATGTTCTTGATTATTGGTTTTGCAGTGCGGATAGATCTAATCTGAAGAGGAAACTCGATCTTGAGTTCACGTAGGATATATAACGTAACATATGCTTCTTTCTTATTCATGTCATATTACTACTAGTGATGATGAACATGGAGAATCATTCTTTCTGTTTACTATAAACACACAAAGCAGAGAAACATTAATTgacagatgatgatgattaacTAATCATCATGTACACCCatcattaataaaaactatatgCTTTTTAGCCTCTGTTTAGATGTGACTTACAAAGAGAGTTCTGATCCCCAACTTACATTTTCATCATAGTTTTTGCATTCTCAGTTGCTCATAATTTATAATTGAAACTGGAAATGATCTACTACTCGATGGATGAAttctttacaaaaaaacaaCTAATACTCCATAAACATTTACTCCAAAAACTCTTTTGTTTTTACAAGCTGTAGTTTTACGAGAGCCAGGCTCTCATTCAAAACGACCCATATTCCAAAACAATATTCTAACTGACGCCAAAAGTACGCAGCTAGCACAAGCAACGACGCGAGTGGTATACCACAACGACAAGGCACAAGTGAAAGATAATATAGCATATATGGACTAATGTCTAAAAAACACTTTTTCTTTATCAGATGTAGCAGATTAGGCAAGCTACCCAGCTTCCACAAGCAACCGATGCGAGTCGTATATACCACAACTTCCCATGTGTAATAAGCATATGTGAACTAGTGTCTCGGAAATAATTGTAGAAGAATCAACATATTCATTATCGCATTAACGTTTTAAGCGATGCTCATTTGTGAAAATCCAATGCTTTTCCTCATCTTGGAATTGATTGTTCTACATAATCATCTTTGTCTCCAACTCTGTTCGTAGCTTTCTTTGCCTATTCATATCAATACAAGAAACATGCAGAATCTCATCAGGTTTCACTTTGAATCCCCTTATATACATAAACTTGGACTGATCGGTtaaaaggttaaaaaaaaaagagttaccTCTTTATCCCAGTTTGTGAATATAGTGACCAAGGACAGACACAACACTTGAACAGCTAGTGCTGTCACAATGCCAAGCCAAAGCCCCTATAAAAAGAACATGACATAACACCACACGTTATAATAGTTAGTTTCTATAAACTAGTCTTGGCTTGTATAGAGTGACAAGTACGTGGATTTGAGTTTTCAGATTATTACCCGACCACCAATGTGGTAATAGAAACCAAGCACTAAGCCTAACGGAACTCCGACAATATAATACGATCCAAGATTTACACACGCTCCTATTTTCTGCCATCCACATCCTCTAGCAACCCCTGCAACCATTAGTCAAGACCAAACCGGGGTTAACCAAAGCCGATCTTTtgttatattatgaaaatattgttgtgtTTGAGTGTGCAAGAACCTGAGAGAACGCATTGGAGACCATCAAGGAAGTTTCCACATGCGACAATAGGTATCATCGATGCGGCATATGAGATGATCTTCGGGTCACTGCTAAAAGCTCGACCTAGAACCTTCCTTATCGACAGCAAAACAGTTACTACCAGAATACCCTCTGCGACTGCTATACTTACAATGACATATACAGCCAGTTTCGCCACTTGTGGGTTCCCTGCTCCTAACTCATTAGAGACTCTTATACTGCAAACATGAACCATAGTTTAATATAACAAGATTCTTTTAAGTAGTTTTTGATATTTATTGTAACCGATGTACTTACCTCGCAGCACCACCAAGACCCACTGAGACTTGCCAGATTGTTAGTGAAGTGTTTAGActgaaaagttaaaaaaaacttgtgttaatcaaattataacagaGAAATATGAATCCTGAGAAACAAAATAACCAATACTCAGAGCTTAATCTCGACACAACCCATTAAAATATTGACTttgaccccccccccccccccccaaaattATTTTCGAGattataataaatagatataagCCTCCTCTCCCCATTTtgaaataaatgaattttatttacacTTCCTAGTAAATGTTTATAGCGACCAGAATTTCAGATCTGGCTCTCTATTGACAAACAAAACTTACCAGATTGAAAGAACCGAAGTTTCTAAAACCGGGTTGGGAAGAAGACCTGAGGCGAGAACCAGAAGCTCGAAggaccaaagctccaaactGTTACAAAAAATAGAACAGGTTAACTCCAGTCCAGATACACTAGACATGAACCACATTCagatctttttgtttatttcattaCTTACCAGACCATGACTGCTGAAGGAAAAGCAATCTTAGAAAAGTCATAAATCTCATGAAAAGCCTCTTTTGAAAACCCGGTCCAGCTATGCGAGCAAGAAGCCGAGAACTTGACGTAAAACGACAGAAGAATAACATTAAACCAGTAAGAAATCGAAATCGCGAGAGCAGCTCCTCTGTAACCTAAACTTGTCTTCAACACAAACAACCAACAAAGCAACAAGTGAAGACAAGTGGTGATTCCAGAGCAGACAAACACAGGGAACACATTGTTCTGCGCTTGCAAGAACCTGTTGATGCATTGAATCAGTCCGTACGCAAAAAGGCTAGGGATCATGTATCTCGCGTACGAGCCAGCAACACTTGAAATGGCTTTGTCTTGGTGTACAAGTACTAGTATATGTTCTGTATTGGCCCATATGATCGAGAGAGGGACAGAGAGTATGAGAAGAACAAACATCGCTCTCTGCATCTGAATGCCTAGTTTCTCGTACAGTTTTGCTCCGTACGCTTGGCCACATAGTGTCTCCAACGCACTCGCTGTTCCCAACTGTTCACACACAACAGGGGAATAAGACAATGAAGAAGTGCGTCACTTTTTAAACATGTTGATTCGAGTATATGagtatttgtaaataaaaaataaagttaattcAACAGATGCAAGTTCCAGCGTCCTAAGAGCATTTTCACTGCTAATATCTTCATACCACCTTCAAAGATGGTATCTTAACATTATTAAAatgtatgtataaaaatattagtatttaaacataaatatctcAAAATCATGAAAAATCCAACCAAAATATCTCATTTGCAGTGTCATGATCATTTGtcgtatttttatttacaagaGGCTAACATCTATAGACATCAGTATTACAAATATCTCATTCAGTTTctcaattttaaataataaaaaaaatagaaaaaaataaaagaaaagcaaaaaatatGTGACGAACTATCCGAGATAAAATTCCCACAAAAAAATGTGAGCGACTTTTGCTCAAAAAAAGTGTGAGAGACTAGTGAGATTTGCCATCATATAAATGGTTCAATTTCTTTTTGAGTAATTGGCGTAGATGCATCCAGAAATCCATGTAATTTACCATATAaccttgtttctttttaatatttttaatgactATAATACTATTATCTctatgtctctttcttctccttttttatGAGTTCTAATTTCTTTATCTCTCGTACAAattcttcaaatcatcttctaattcaacacaaatctttatttttttattctgattcttttgACACCCATAATGCTAATCTTATTATCTCACCTCAATTCTAATGTTTCCAATTTCGAATCACAATcaacttttagataatatatacgttagtagatattttattacttacctgctattatttagattttaatggatTCTTAGTCGATACATGAAGTGTTAGCTGTTACAAATAGATTTGGAGCTATTTAATAgataactaattaattgttaatagtttcattaactgatatatgatttgttagtcGATACATTTGTTTGATACATAGATTGTTAGATGATACTGAAATTATTAGCGGATATGTTAGTTGGTATGTAGATTGTTACCtgctatgtaaatatttagctGATAGATCTAAAGTTACTTGTTTTCGACAAAACATAAGGGCATTTTCGTCATACAGTGTCAAAAAATTACACATTTTTAGGTTATCCATAATTATGGGCATTCAGCAAATTTGGATCTTAATTGGAGATATTTCAcacattgtctctttctttttacatttaattttaattacattattaaaaatattaataaagtaaaGATGAAAGACTATAGTGAGAGTATCTACCATTGTGGATTCTCCAAGAAAGACTTacaacaaatataaaatgagaTTTATAAATTACTCTTTCCGTATTTAAAAATGAATGTTTTAAGAtttgcatatataaataaaattatatatatattgatttacttatttattgtttttattttgttttgagattttaatttatattttaattttaaaacaaaacgaattaataaactctaaaccataaatcttttaaatataaaaagtttaaaacctCAATTTTTAAAGACCGAGAGAGTATAAATTAGATGTGTATATCAAAAGTTTTGGGAACTCATGCAACAGTGTCTCAGATAATAGGGATGAAAGTGGACTAAAAACATGAAAAAGCCAAAACGATCGTTGTGTAAATAATAAAGAAACCGATTTAAAGGACCCCACACAAACTTCAAGATAAACAAGACAAAATTAAACAGATAACGAAATGACCAGTGAAGGAACGTACGAGGAATGTGAAACCGGTGACGGAGGCAAAGGAGGTGGCGATGGAGGCGGCAGAGAGGGGAAGAGAACCGAGATGGCCAACGAACATGACAGAGATGACTTGGAGAGAGTACTGAAGGAGGCTTACACCAATGAGAGGCGCAGAAAGCCATAGCTGTTTCTTCAATTCTTCCTTCACACGGATCGTCGTCGTGTTTCTCTCTGTTATCAGAAGTGGATGAGTCACACCATCTCccatcttctctctctttttctctaaagtaaaaaatagaacgTAAAACaaactttctttctctcttctcactCTCTCTTACTTTCTGTGTTCCTGTTTTCTAGGGTTTCTTGTAGAGCCGTCGTTGATATCTATGCTCTGTACGGTTCTGTATAAATATGATTACCAATTATTTTAGCGCTGTCTTTTTTTTATGTGGCCAGTGTTGAATACCCTTGGCCAAGTGTCGGTTTTTGAATGGTTCAActttttaaagaataaaataataaatataaatattaaatcttaTTGACtagaagtctttttttttttcttttgaaacacTATTGACTAGAAGTCTAGAACCATTTTTGGTGGCATATCAACATGCACCCATCCTTCTATTATTCGAGACAATGACGTTTGTGGCTCCTTGCTAATTCTCTTGTCAGTTCGTCACGTTATAATTACACTTTCAGTCCAGTTGGTACGAGTCACAATAAAAGCGATGACAAGAGAAGCACAAATTCACCCCTAACCACGAAAAGCTGTTCAACCTAATTCAGAAACAAACGCGGGAAGTTTGTGTGAAGGTTTGGAGTCACATGACAATGAATAACTTAGCTGTAGCTAGTAACTAAAATTGGGAAAAGATTAATCTGATTGAAGATAAGGATGAATCATGAGATTTTGAGTTATCTAAGAGAAAAAAGGATATTCTCAAGCTTGTTGAGTGATGTTTTAGTCTTGCATGCATAGTGATTATACGAAAGTGGCACAATTGTTGTTTGTGCTGATAAGGTTGAGTAGGAATTGACGATTAATGTCTATTCACAAATTTGTGAAGTTGAGTTATTTCGATTAAACGGAAAGTGTGTACGTTCTGTTTAAAAGATTTATAGTAAAAGACAACCTTAATTTCGTTAACGTGTATTTTTTGATATGTCACTGTGttcttgattttataattggtagAACGGGTCAACTTCTAGACCGCTCGATCTATAAGTATGTGTTACCTACGAAGCCACACACCCTCCAATCATCTATCACTACCGCAGGAAGGGCAAGGCCCATCAGGAGTAAATGGGCAGTAATAAACCACCAGCCTTTTTGATTCAGCGACATCCTCCAAACAATAGCACGTGAGGTGTTGGTGACGTGGAAAAGTCATAGGCTGCTTTATATTTGCTTTAGAGGGTATCGAGTGTTTTGTCGATCACATTGTAGGAGAGGTGAGAGAACTCTCGATAAACTTTCTCAATACGACATTGGGAATAAAGTTTGTATTTCTTGAAAAGATTCAGTGTTTACAACTTGGTTCATAACAGTATGTTGAGATCATACGATTAACATGGATACATCAAAGGAACTATTAGCAGTCTAGAAGACACTCAtgctagataaaaaaaataattttgaatattgCAAAGTGTGATTGAACCCAGTCTcaaatgaaaagaagaagatatgtgGACATGCTGCTGAAATTTGTTGGACATATCCAACAATAACACCTGAAGAGGGTAAACAGCTACCCAAACCTATAGACAAGTGAACATACGCTTATAAACTGGcatcaaaatataatttgaagGCAATCTCTGAGATTTGTGATGCCATCGATCCAAACCATTCAAACATGTTTAAGGAGCATT comes from the Brassica napus cultivar Da-Ae chromosome A7, Da-Ae, whole genome shotgun sequence genome and includes:
- the LOC106357243 gene encoding cyclin-dependent kinase D-1 produces the protein MVDQYSEMDKPKKVADRYLRQEVLGQGTYGVVFKATDTKNGQTVAIKKIRLGKEKEGVNITALREIKLLKELKHPHIIELVDAFPHKENLHLVFEFMETDLEAVIRDPNLFLSPADVKSYLQMTLKGLEYCHDKCVLHRDMKPNNLLIGPNGQLKLADFGLARIFGSPGRKFTHQVFTRWYRAPELLFGSKHYGSAVDVWAVGCIFAELLLRKPFLQGKSDIDQLSKIFAAFGTPKEDQWPDMLSLPDYVEYQFVPGASLLSSFPMVSDDGLDLLSKMFTYDPKSRISIHQALQHRYFTSAPSPTDPLKLPRPVHKKEAKSSESKLKTITVLSPAHKLRRVMPDRGKSTDVMKQASHDGQAPMSLDFTILAERPPNRLTITSADRSNLKRKLDLEFT
- the LOC125576353 gene encoding protein DETOXIFICATION 17-like produces the protein MGDGVTHPLLITERNTTTIRVKEELKKQLWLSAPLIGVSLLQYSLQVISVMFVGHLGSLPLSAASIATSFASVTGFTFLLGTASALETLCGQAYGAKLYEKLGIQMQRAMFVLLILSVPLSIIWANTEHILVLVHQDKAISSVAGSYARYMIPSLFAYGLIQCINRFLQAQNNVFPVFVCSGITTCLHLLLCWLFVLKTSLGYRGAALAISISYWFNVILLSFYVKFSASCSHSWTGFSKEAFHEIYDFSKIAFPSAVMVCLELWSFELLVLASGLLPNPVLETSVLSICLNTSLTIWQVSVGLGGAASIRVSNELGAGNPQVAKLAVYVIVSIAVAEGILVVTVLLSIRKVLGRAFSSDPKIISYAASMIPIVACGNFLDGLQCVLSGVARGCGWQKIGACVNLGSYYIVGVPLGLVLGFYYHIGGRGLWLGIVTALAVQVLCLSLVTIFTNWDKEAKKATNRVGDKDDYVEQSIPR